The Bombus vancouverensis nearcticus chromosome 12, iyBomVanc1_principal, whole genome shotgun sequence genome contains a region encoding:
- the LOC117155116 gene encoding facilitated trehalose transporter Tret1, producing MSIENPKKDADKKITIWPQWLATCTLSLAVIGSGLANGWASPYLAQLTSTEANTPLKLTDTEASWVASLLNLGRLAGALLSALCQEYIGRKKVLLLGGVPLTASWIFSICATSVMWLYISRFCSGIGSGMMWAALSLYLSEIANPKIRGSLISMNVNASSVGMFLGNAMGPYLSMEMFGYVSLVPSILFMILFSLIPESPYHYLLHGNIDKAEASLKWFRRESDVKAEMRDLQEFVDGAETNIFLKLKEFLMPSNLKKPLVIIGVYVFSYVSGHSALSSYAEIILIKSRIAVKPSLVVTILGFSTIIAGLASMFLVDKFGRKCFLIMSGIGTSMSLALLGLHFHLLSLEYDPNNLTWLPIVALLTFNLSMSCGLQPIPSTLLGEMFTANMKNMASLFVSSSNALLSFASAKSYQPFLDLVGDKFVYWTYSICVLFSAPYVYFLIPETSGKSLIEIQRSIKK from the exons ATGTCTATTGAAAATCCAAAGAAAGATGCGGATAAAAAAATCACTATTTGGCCACAATGGCTAGCCACGTGTACAC TCAGCTTAGCTGTTATCGGAAGTGGTCTCGCGAATGGTTGGGCATCGCCGTACTTGGCTCAACTGACATCAACGGAAGCGAACACACCTTTGAAACTGACAGATACCGAAGCGTCCTGGGTAGCCTCCCTTTTAAATCTTGGTCGCCTGGCTGGGGCTTTGCTCAGTGCACTGTGTCAAG AGTATATTGGACGAAAAAAGGTACTTCTGCTTGGTGGGGTACCATTGACCGCAAGCTGGATATTCAGCATTTGTGCTACATCAGTCATGTGGCTCTACATCTCTAGATTCTGCTCGGGAATCGGATCGGGAATGATGTGGGCTGCATTGTCCTTGTATCTAAGCGAAATCGCCAATCCGAAAATTCGTGGGTCACTG ATATCCATGAACGTGAATGCATCTTCCGTTGGTATGTTCTTGGGTAATGCAATGGGTCCTTATCTGTCCATGGAGATGTTCGGGTACGTGAGCCTCGTTCCGAGTATCCTCTTCATGATCCTCTTCAGTTTGATACCCGAATCACCCTACCATTACCTCCTGCACGGAAATATCGACAAGGCTGAGGCATCCTTGAAGTGGTTTAGGCGAGAATCTGACGTCAAAGCGGAGATGCGAGATCTTCAAGAATTCGTCGACGGAGCTGAAACTAATATTTTCCTAAAGTTGAAGGAGTTCCTCATGCCAA GTAATTTAAAGAAACCTCTCGTCATAATTGGTGTCTACGTGTTCTCCTACGTGAGTGGACACAGTGCACTGAGCTCTTACGCCGAAATAATCCTGATAAAAAGCAGAATTGCCGTAAAACCAAGCTTAGTAGTGACGATCCTTGGATTCTCTACAATCATAGCTGGCTTGGCATCTATGTTTCTAGTTGACAAATTtggtagaaaatgtttcttgaTAATGTCTGGTATAGGAACATCGATGTCCTTGGCACTTTTAGGGTTGCATTTTCATCTCCTTTCGTTAGAATACGATCCTAACAACTTGACGTGGTTACCAATAGTCGCGTTATTAACTTTTAATCTCTCCATGTCTTGTGGATTGCAACCGATTCCAAGCACACTTTTAGGTGAAATGTTCACTGCAAATATGAAAAACATGGCCTCCTTATTCGTGAGCTCCAGTAACGCTTTGCTTTCTTTCGCGAGTGCAAAATCTTATCAACCTTTCCTAGATTTAGTCGGTGACAAATTTGTGTATTGGACTTATAGTATTTGTGTGTTATTTTCGGCGCCGTATGTCTATTTTTTAATCCCGGAAACGTCGGGAAAGAGTCTCATAGAAATccaacgatcgataaaaaagTGA
- the LOC117155117 gene encoding odorant receptor 82a-like has protein sequence MKELSTTFDYYILPNKIFCSIVGIWPIGERSSTCSKIFAYFRLIVSLIAISNFFVPEIMAVAFYWGDVETVIGIGSNLMSATQLFFKMIYLVARRERVYRLYNEIRILWDSTDDPNERKSYEQIAYRARIVTITFSSCFLCNLTTFSIATIADYFRFAYNGNNTNDNRHLPFLVWYGTDISASPKFEIAFVGQVMTAMIGLSAITAIDCTFMTMILHVSGQFILIKTWINKIGFEMNHKSIDMDKFEEDLFKCIRHHQRMIHVVNDVNNLLTPIIFMQLLTSGLEICLSGYAMLDNGTKITDILKFTSYFISVTVQLLLWCWPGEILVQESQEVGQVVYFSVPWYNLPPIYRNHVCLMIIRAQQYCSITALTFKVLSIQTLTAVFNTAISYFTVLQQMQQN, from the exons ATGAAAGAGCTATCTACTACATTCGATTACTACATACTACCGAATAAGATCTTCTGCAGCATAGTTGGAATATGGCCTATCGGAGAAAGAAGTTCGACATGTAGTAAAATATTTGCGTATTTCCGCTTAATAGTATCATTAATTGCAATCAGTAATTTCTTCGTGCCCGAGATTATGGCCGTAGCGTTCTATTGGGGCGATGTGGAAACCGTAATAG GGATAGGAAGCAATTTAATGTCAGCCACGCAGTTATTCTTTAAAATGATCTATTTAGTAGCGAGAAGAGAAAGAGTATACAGACTTTACAACGAGATACGAATTCTATGGGATTCTACCGATGATCCTAACGAAAGGAAATCTTACGAGCAAATCGCTTATCGGGCACGAATTGTTACGATCACTTTTTCTTCATGCTTCCTATGCAATCTAACCACCTTCTCGATTGCTACGATTGCCGATTATTTTAGATTTGCATACAACGGCAACAACACTAACGACAATCGACATTTACCTTTTCTTGTCTG GTACGGCACAGACATCTCGGCATCTCCCAAATTCGAAATCGCTTTTGTTGGTCAAGTCATGACAGCTATGATTGGACTTTCAGCAATCACTGCCATAGACTGCACGTTTATGACTATGATCCTACACGTGTCTGGACAATTTATACTTATCAAGACCTGGATTAATAAAATTGGATTTGAAATGAATCATAAATCTATTGACATGGACAAGTTTGAGGAAGACCTATTTAAATGCATTCGTCATCACCAACGAATGATACA CGTGGTAAATGATGTGAATAATTTGTTAACACCCATCATTTTCATGCAACTTCTTACGAGCGGACTAGAAATTTGTTTAAGTGGATACGCAATGCTCGATAACGGGACAAAAATTACCGACATACTGAAATTTacatcttattttatttccgtGACGGTACAACTACTTTTATGGTGCTGGCCCGGTGAAATTCTTGTCCAAGAAAGTCAAGAAGTTGGACAGGTGGTTTATTTCAGCGTACCATGGTACAATTTACCTCCCATTTATCGAAACCACGTTTGCCTTATGATAATTAGGGCACAACAATATTGCAGCATCACAGCATTAACTTTCAAAGTGTTATCTATTCAAACATTAACGGCT GTATTCAACACAGCTATCTCGTATTTTACTGTGTTACAACAAATGCAACAAAACTAA
- the LOC117155118 gene encoding odorant receptor 13a-like, with translation MKELPNTSIDYYILPNRIFCSMVGMWPIEEKSSTCSKIFAYIRLILALIAINSVFVPEIMMIVSSWGDITILAGVGCVLTTVGQLLFKMIYLIVRRERSYRLYYEIRSLWNIANDSKEMQSYVELVYWARICTIVFYSSCMCNVITFSIAGVVDYFRFEYNASSTDNSRHLPFVVWYGTDISASPKFEIAFICQILSSMVCATTISGLDASFMTTILHVSAQFRLINTWISNMGIEINCNPNYTRKIKMELMRCIRHHQRMIHVVNEVNNLLTPIIFMQILTSGIEICLSGYAMLDSGTAKADLVKFISYFISMGIQLLLWCWPGEVLVRESQDIGHVVYLNVPWYDLPPIYQQHLCLMIVRAQQYCSISALTFQTLSIHTLTAVFNTAISYFTVLQQMQQN, from the exons ATGAAAGAACTACCTAACACATCGATCGATTATTACATACTACCGAATAGGATCTTCTGTAGTATGGTTGGAATGTGGCCTATCGAAGAGAAAAGTTCGACGTGTAGCAAAATATTCGCATATATCCGCTTGATATTGGCACTAATAGCAATCAATAGCGTTTTTGTGCCCGAAATTATGATGATAGTATCGAGTTGGGGTGACATAACGATCCTAGCAG GAGTAGGATGTGTTTTAACCACGGTCGGACAACTGTTGTTCAAAATGATTTACCTAATAGTGAGAAGAGAAAGATCATATAGACTTTACTATGAAATACGAAGTTTATGGAACATTGCTAACGATTCGAAGGAAATGCAGTCTTACGTAGAACTTGTTTATTGGGCACGAATTTGTACGATAGTTTTTTATTCGTCCTGCATGTGCAATGTGATCACTTTCTCCATTGCTGGAGTTGTTGATTATTTTAGATTCGAATACAACGCAAGCAGTACAGATAACAGCCGACATTTACCCTTTGTTGTCTG GTATGGTACAGATATTTCAGCATCTCCTAAATTCGAAATTGCTTTCATTTGTCAAATTCTATCATCCATGGTTTGCGCTACTACAATCTCTGGCTTGGATGCTTCTTTTATGACCACGATTTTGCACGTGTCTGCTCAATTTAGACTAATCAATACCTGGATCAGTAATATGGGAATTGAAATAAATTGTAACCCAAATTACACGCGAAAGATAAAGATGGAACTAATGAGATGCATTCGCCATCATCAACGAATGATACA TGTGGTGAACGAAGTGAATAATTTGTTAACACCCATCATTTTCATGCAAATTCTTACGAGCGGGATAGAAATTTGTTTGAGTGGATATGCAATGCTAGATAGCGGGACAGCAAAAGCCGATCTAGTgaaatttatatcttatttcATTTCCATGGGGATACAGCTCTTATTGTGGTGTTGGCCTGGTGAAGTTCTCGTTCGAGAAAGCCAAGACATAGGGCATGTAGTTTATCTCAATGTACCGTGGTACGATTTACCGCCAATTTATCAGCAACATCTTTGCCTTATGATTGTTAGGGCACAACAATATTGCAGTATTTCAGCATTAACTTTCCAAACATTGTCTATCCATACATTGACAGCT GTATTCAACACAGCTATCTCGTATTTTACTGTGTTACAACAAATGCAACAAAACTAA
- the LOC143303431 gene encoding odorant receptor 82a-like, whose product MKELPNTSIDYYILPNRIFCSMVGMWPIEEKSSTCSKIFAYIRLILALIAINSVFVPEIMMIVSSWGDITILAGVGCVLITIGQLLFKMIYLIVRKERSYRLYYEIRSLWDTANDSKEMQPYIRLAYWARICTIAFYLSCMCNVITFSIAGVVDYFRFEYNASSTDNSRHLPFVVWYGTDISASPKFEIAFICQILSSMVCATTICGLDASFMTTILHVSAQFKLINTWISNIGTEINCNPNYTRKIKIELMRCIRHHQRMIHVVNDVNNLFTPIIFMQILTSGIEVCLSGYAMLDNEAEITDILKCTSYFISVTVQLLLWCWPGEILIQENQEVGQVAYFNIPWYNLPSMYQRHLCLMIVRAQQYCSISALTFRTLSIHTLTTVSTLIEISNCVVYKK is encoded by the exons ATGAAAGAACTACCTAACACATCGATCGATTATTACATACTACCGAATAGGATCTTCTGTAGTATGGTTGGAATGTGGCCTATCGAAGAGAAAAGTTCGACGTGTAGCAAAATATTCGCATATATCCGCTTGATATTGGCACTAATAGCAATCAATAGCGTCTTTGTGCCCGAAATTATGATGATAGTATCGAGTTGGGGTGACATAACGATCCTAGCAG GAGTAGGATGCGTTTTAATCACGATCGGACAATTATTGTTCAAAATGATCTACCTAATAGTGAGAAAGGAAAGATCATACAGACTTTATTATGAAATACGAAGTTTATGGGACACTGCTAACGATTCGAAAGAAATGCAGCCTTATATACGACTCGCTTATTGGGCACGAATTTGTACGATAGCTTTTTATTTATCGTGCATGTGCAACGTGATCACTTTCTCCATTGCTGGTGTTGTTGATTATTTTAGGTTCGAATACAACGCAAGCAGTACAGATAACAGCCGACATTTACCCTTTGTTGTCTG GTATGGCACAGATATTTCGGCATCTCCCAAATTCGAAATCGCTTTCATCTGTCAAATTCTATCATCCATGGTTTGCGCTACTACAATCTGTGGTTTGGATGCCTCATTTATGACCACGATTTTGCACGTGTCTGCTCAATTTAAACTAATCAATACCTGGATTAGTAATATAGGAACTGAAATAAATTGTAACCCAAATTATACGCGAAAGATAAAGATAGAACTAATGAGATGCATTCGCCATCATCAACGAATGATACA TGTGGTAAATGATGTGAATAATTTGTTCACACCCATTATTTTCATGCAAATTCTTACGAGCGGAATAGAAGTTTGTTTGAGTGGATATGCAATGCTCGATAACGAAGCAGAAATTACTGATATACTGAAATGCacatcgtattttatttccgtGACGGTACAACTACTTTTATGGTGCTGGCCCGGTGAAATTCTTATCCAAGAAAATCAAGAAGTTGGGCAGGTTGCTTATTTCAACATACCGTGGTACAATCTACCGTCAATGTATCAGCGACACCTGTGCCTTATGATTGTTAGGGCACAACAATATTGCAGTATTTCAGCATTAACTTTCCGAACGTTGTCTATCCATACATTAACGACTGTGAGTACTTTAATCGAAATATCGAACTGTGTTGtatataaaaagtaa